CGCGCTTCAGGTCAAGCTTTGAGGAGGTCTTCCCAGAGCGGCTTCAGGTTCTGCTGGGCTTCGGACCAGGAGACTTCCGCCGGGTCCTGGTCGGCGAGGAGGCTGGTGAGGCGGTTGAGGAAGTCCTCCCAGCCGTAGCCGTACTCGACGGCTGTCTTCTCGGTCACCTGGGAGTGGGTGAGGGTGAGGATCGTGGTGTCGTCGGCGGGTTCCAGGTGGAGGTCGACGGTGGAGTCGGGTTCGCCGGGCCAGGTCCAGTCGGCCTGCAGGGTGGTCGGGGCGGTGCAGGTGGTG
The Kribbella italica DNA segment above includes these coding regions:
- a CDS encoding SRPBCC domain-containing protein, encoding MPDLEQLLGTTRTITRSTTGTYSVVLRRTYAADVQDVWSAWTTPSRLGRWLGQVTGDRQVGGTVRLTMSPPDQDVAELHITTCTAPTTLQADWTWPGEPDSTVDLHLEPADDTTILTLTHSQVTEKTAVEYGYGWEDFLNRLTSLLADQDPAEVSWSEAQQNLKPLWEDLLKA